Proteins encoded by one window of Primulina huaijiensis isolate GDHJ02 chromosome 1, ASM1229523v2, whole genome shotgun sequence:
- the LOC140978438 gene encoding DNA polymerase eta, with the protein MPVAKPESSDARVIAHIDMDCFYVQVEQRKQPNLRGQPTAVVQYNSWKGGGLIAVGYEARKFGVKRSMRGDEAKKICPEIQLVQVPVARGKADLSVYRNAGSEVISILSRKGRCERASIDEVYLDLTEAAETMLAEHPNGILELTDEEALKSHVLGLHLDGLNARDCVREWFLMNDGDHRDKLLACGALIVAELRLEVLKETEFTCSAGIAHNKMLAKLTSGMHKPAQQTVVPFSSVKKFLEPLHIKKMKQLGGKLGTSLETELGVSTVGDLLQFSEENLQERYGRNTGTWLWNIARGICGEEVEGRLLPKSHGSGKTFPGPQALKTLSSVQKWLNELCEELSERLQSDLEQNKRIAHTLTLHASAYKLNDSESLKKFPSKSCPLRYGTTKIQEDSLSLFHTGLREYIGIYNVKAKGSNQHEWAITGLSVSASKIVAIPSGTNSIMKYFHNEDQNCTSRKESDYVFTNDAASLSSSGHGSLVQLHLAGSELEPGEVEAKTQQDMPGLYPKENGTEVSKDSVFGTKFTDNQPLSFFQMKEQKESLKEEILLPPSLAGVQSWVGSKPTQSKMEFVEEGSGLSVKSGKQKRKFDTEKRTTPSILRFFHSNDEASSSSDIGATTDGCKGNLGEDVLRRSNSWNYKSDEIDPVVLNELPPEIQAEVRASLLQPQTQAKTVKRGSSIVHYFLPTKNS; encoded by the exons ATGCCGGTGGCAAAACCAGAATCATCGGATGCAAGGGTCATCGCCCACATCGACATGGACTGCTTCTATGTTCAAG TTGAGCAGCGTAAACAGCCAAATCTAAGAGGTCAACCCACTGCCGTCGTACAATACAACTCCTGGAAAGGCGGAGGGCTTATTGCTGTGGGTTATGAAGCCCGTAAATTTGGGGTTAAACG TTCAATGAGAGGCGATGAAGCAAAGAAAATATGTCCTGAAATTCAGCTTGTCCAAGTTCCTGTGGCTCGTGGGAAAGCGGATTTGAGTGTGTATCGAAATGCTGGTTCTGAG GTCATATCTATTCTCTCCAGGAAAGGTCGATGTGAGCGTGCTTCTATTGATGAAGTGTATCTTGATCTTACTGAAGCCGCAGAAACAATGTTAGCTGAACACCCCAATGGAATATTGGAGCTAACTGATGAAGAAGCACTTAAGTCACATGTGTTGGGGCTTCATTTG GATGGGCTCAACGCTAGAGATTGTGTGAGGGAATGGTTTCTTATGAACGATGGTGATCATCGTGATAAGTTGTTAGCATGTGGAGCCCTTATTGTTGCAGAACTCAGACTGGAAGTTTTGAAAGAGACTGAATTTACATGTTCTGCGGGCATTGCTCATAATAAG ATGCTGGCAAAATTAACAAGTGGTATGCATAAGCCTGCTCAACAAACCGTTGTGCCCTTCTCATCTGTAAAGAAGTTTCTTGAACCTCTTCACATAAAGAAAAT GAAACAGCTTGGCGGAAAGCTTGGAACTTCTCTGGAAACTGAACTTGGTGTGAGTACTGTTGGAGATCTACTGCAGTTTTCAGAGGAGAACCTGCAAGAACGCTACGGAAGAAATACTGG TACTTGGTTATGGAATATTGCAAGAGGGATCTGCGGAGAAGAAGTTGAGGGTCGCCTTCTTCCCAAAAGTCATGGTTCTGGGAAGACATTTCCTGGACCTCAGGCTCTTAAAACTCTCTCGTCT GTTCAAAAGTGGCTCAATGAGCTTTGTGAAGAACTAAGTGAGCGGCTGCAATCTGATCTAGAACAGAATAAACGGATCGCTCATACTCTCACACTGCATGCAAGTGCGTATAAG TTGAATGACTctgaatcattaaaaaaatttccctCAAAGTCCTGTCCATTAAGGTATGGGACTACAAAGATTCAAGAGGACTCTCTCAGCTTATTTCATACTGGTTTGCGTGAATACATTGGCATATACAATGTCAAAGCGAAGGGAAGCAACCAACATGAGTGGGCAATAACTGGTCTCTCAGTGTCAGCCAGTAAAATTGTTGCAATACCATCT GGGACCAACTCAATTATGAAATATTTCCACAATGAAGATCAAAATTGTACCTCCAGAAAAGAATCAGATTATGTATTCACCAATGATGCAGCATCTTTATCATCCTCAG GTCATGGAAGCTTGGTACAATTACATTTAGCTGGTTCAGAGCTAGAACCTGGTGAGGTTGAAGCAAAGACTCAGCAGGACATGCCTGGTTTGTATCCGAAAGAAAATGGAACAGAAGTTAGCAAG GATTCAGTTTTTGGCACAAAATTTACAGATAACCAGCCATTATCTTTCTTCCAAATGAAAGAACAAAAAGAAAGtctcaaagaagaaattttgtTGCCACCATCCTTAG CAGGTGTTCAGAGCTGGGTCGGATCAAAACCTACGCAGTCTAAAATGGAATTTGTCGAGGAAGGAAGTGGACTTAGTGTGAAATCAGGGAAACAGAAAAGGAAGTTTGACACAGAAAAG AGAACTACCCCATCAATCTTGAGATTTTTCCATAGCAATGACGAAGCATCCTCTTCCTCTG ATATTGGGGCCACAACTGATGGATGCAAAGGCAATTTAGGGGAAGATGTACTAAGAAGAAGTAATTCATGGAATTACAAGAGTGATGAAATAGACCCCGTCGTCTTGAATGAGTTACCGCCGGAAATACAAGCAGAAGTGCGTGCTTCGCTTCTTCAGCCACAAACTCAGGCGAAAACTGTGAAAAGGGGTTCCAGTATTGTTCATTATTTTTTACCAACCAAAAACTCCTga